The segment GTTGTTGAATGATATGCAGTGGTATTTTAGAATGATCCTCTATATATATCCATGAAATTAATGGTTAAGTTTGTTAAAGATCAGTGGTTTTAGACATTCACTCAGGAAAAAAATTGTATTGCTTTTAGTTTTGTTTTAAAAGTAATGTGAAACACAGATCTCTTTATTAATAAACATTAAGGAGAAGATGTTTAACTGAATATGCTTTATATTAAAAAATTTGCAGGCTGCAGTAACACAGATCTGGCAGAATGCTAATGTGTGCAACATGCCCTCCAGTGCCATACAAGCTTCGTCAAACTTCAGCAATTTTATCCAGCCAGACAATTTCTAATTCACAAGTACCTGCTAGATGTTCGTTACGTATTGAAGGAGGAAGTTCGTTGCATAATAATCCCAAACCCTGGCTGTTGGTTGGTTTGGGAAATCCAGGGAAGAAATATGAAGGCACCAGGCATAATGTATGTAGTAACTTATTTTGTTTTTGTGCATTTCTGTTGTTCAATCAAATATGCTTCAGGTTTTTCCTCAATTTTGCTTTGCTTTCCAGAGCAAATTCATTGGAATTAGAGCCATATGCCTATTGTTGTTCATTGATGAGCTATTCTAATGTTCAAAACAGGTGGGATTTGAGATGATTGATTCCATTGCTCAGGCTGAAGGCATTTCGCTGAATGCAATTCAATCAAAAGCACTAATTGGAAAAGGTAGAATTTGGAATTGCCTAGGAGAAACATGACTTTCTTTTTCTAAACAAtattcaattctgcaattttgggTGAAAGCCTGCATGTGAAACATGTAAACATCTCAATAATCAATATAGAGTGTCAAATTGAGATTTCTTGTTCTAATAAAATCAACATAGAATTTGGACACAGTCAGTGTTAGATGACCTGCCTGTTATTTTGCTGCTAAAAACTTGATATTTGAACTTGTTTGTGCAGGCTACATTTGCAATGCACCAGTTCTTCTTGCTAAACCCCAAACATATATGAACTTAAGCGGTGAATCAGTGAGTGAGAGTTTCATATCTTCATAAGTGTCAAGATATCTTTATGAGGAAGTGCCATTGAGTTTTTGAAAAGGCATTCTAAATATTTATAGAGCTTGAATACTATCATTCATTACTAGTAATCATTCTTTGATAGCCTTTTGAAAATCTTATTTATGAAAATGGAAATGAGTTACACTCCTATAGTTAATTTCTGAAGTAATTAAGATTTCATGTTTGGCCTTTTAGGATTCCCGTGTACTGCCAAGAGATCCCTGTGGCGATAGCACTTGCCTCTGTCAAGGTGTTTGCATGGCCTTGTCTGCCTTTATATTGATGCTTATTTAGATAGTTATGCAACATCATACAAATTCACAACCACAAATCATGTAATAGATATACCAATGGTTATACATTTATGCAATAGGAATAGTATATGATGTTAAATTTTTTGcttaaccagacatttataatatTCCAGAAATAACAGTTGACAGCATATGAAACATTCTAATCATAGTAGCCAAGCTTTCCCATAACAATTCAGAGCTATAATAACACAAAGGAAGATTTCAACAGAAAATAAGAGTCATCTACTTTTTAAATTAGTAAAACAATAATTAGATATAACATTGTATGCTGCACCTCTTTTGTCCTTTCTCCGTAATCTGGAGAGGAAATGGGGAGAGAGTATCAATGGAATGATTTCTACCCTGCCATGAAGCCATAGGCTTCCCCATGCTACCCCACAAAAAGAGCCCGACCCATCACGAGGAGTCTAGCGATCGATTGCCAACATGTGTGAGATCTGTGCAACCATGGATTAACTGACACATGCAACCTATTAATGCGTCCTAACAAAAATATCTATACACATGCCCCTTTACCCATGGAGTGACTCAATTTAATTCAAACAATCCTCTTtgtaattatttgaattaaattctttGGCCAAagtgtttttgtatttcttttgttCCCTCAAGGCCTACTTGGTAGTCACTTTGCAGCCTTTAACACTGGAATGTCCCCATTTTAGCTTGACATCAGATGATGTGTCGTTAGTCCGTTTTGCcttggtcccgagggctaaccagGACTTTACAGGGATCAGTGAAGGATTTGGCCTAGGCGATTTCAGTTTTAAGCCAATCGGAGGTGTTTGACAGGGTTTCCAGATACTTacaatttatagtaagtcagtggtGGCTTAGTGTCTGGTAATATTCGAAGCAATTTTGGATGTCAGTATTTTGGTGCATTTAATTCTTCATCAGGATTGCTAATTTAATGAGCCATTAATTAATTGGGCAAAAAATTAAAAGttcctaaagttaaatttaaatatttaactctAGTGTTTATTTAATGCTGGGACTAATGTTGGGAAAGGAAATATTAAAAGTCCTCTTTAAATGGGAGACATAAGGAGATAAtgttattttattataacattCTTTAATCCCACATTTATGGTGCATTGGGATTTGTGCCCAAAAAGAGTTATAAATGAGAGCTTTTAATGCTGAAGAGGACATCTTGGAAATAGTTTATCTTGGTATTGGTGATTTCTGGAGATTTTGGGCAttgaggacgaaatccctcttaGCCAGCAATCCCTACACTGTTGGAAGTTACAGCCTGGGGATTTTTTATGGAGGAAAGGTAAAAATAATTTGCTTCAACTGTGTAAGTTTTCCAGTTTCGCAGTAGTTTTGAAGGGATTGATTGGAGATTCATTGGTGAGTGTACTGCACATCTCATTGCAAATACCATCTATTTTGGAGTGCCTTGTCTGCCGTACAGCCTTGATAACTTTTGGTTGCTGAACATTAAATTAACAATTTGGCATTGAAAGAAGTTTTTTCCAGAAGAAATTATACTTATAGTTGGGCAATGCAGAATATGAATGGACTGGTAAGAGTCCATATCCCCAACACTCTGTGAATAATCTATCGTTCCAGTTGCAAAAATTCGAATGCAGCATTCACAGGAAATGCAGCACAAAATACGTGGTATTGTGCTTTGGAATTTTGCGCCTAAGGCATGTAAAGTTTTAATCAGATTTTAGACAGTAaaatttcatatcaaatttataagTGTTTTTATAAACTGAGAATAGATCATAATTACTTTcagaatcaaatatatatatatatttacaaattattgtaataatctgaaataTTCTTCAGAACATGTCATATATCTCAGAGCTTATAATGTATCTATATATATTTCAGATTGATATAATATATTTTCAGATTGTTGTATCTATCTGTTTGTATTACAAAACTAACTTCTAAATATGAACCGCTGTAGATGATTTACACAAACTACTGAAGATGGTTTATGGTGGGTATATTCCTTTCAATGTGTATTGCTCTTCATATATCCCTTAATCGAACTGCAGATAATATAAATCTCTTCGAACTTAACCTTTCTGACTTTATTATTTCTGTTTCTATATCATGATCAAAATCACCATTATTTGTTTG is part of the Cryptomeria japonica chromosome 10, Sugi_1.0, whole genome shotgun sequence genome and harbors:
- the LOC131059854 gene encoding chloroplastic group IIB intron splicing facilitator CRS2-A, chloroplastic isoform X2, whose protein sequence is MLMCATCPPVPYKLRQTSAILSSQTISNSQVPARCSLRIEGGSSLHNNPKPWLLVGLGNPGKKYEGTRHNVGFEMIDSIAQAEGISLNAIQSKALIGKGYICNAPVLLAKPQTYMNLSGESVGPLAVYYRIPFHHILLIVDMTELACGVMRLQAKGGHRAHNGVKNVIDNLKGNHDFPRLYIGVGAPPGLMDPKAYVLQQFSPMEREKRSFLFIGGLEKE